CCAGGGTATTGCCCGCAATCCGGACGCCAGGGGTGCCATGTTTACCAACATGATCCTTATGGCCGGCCTGACAGAAGCAGTTGCTATTTATGCTCTGATTGTTTCAATCCTGCTTATCTTTGTGGCCTAGTATTTTTAATTTAATGATGGATCTTCATTTAAATCCCAGGGAGTAGGAATAATGGAATTAGAAGGTATGGGTATCAACATTCCCCTGCTTATTTCGCAGGCTGTAAGTTTCGGTATCCTGTTTTTTATCCTTTATAAAGTCGGTTTCAAAAAATTTCTGAAAACCATGGACGAACGTTCCATGCGCATAAAAGAGAGCCTTGAAGCCGGTGAGAAAGCCAAGCTGGAAGCTGCTCAGGCTGAAGAAGAAGTTGCCAAACGTATAGAAGCTGCAAATCTTGAAG
This window of the Dehalococcoidales bacterium genome carries:
- the atpE gene encoding ATP synthase F0 subunit C; protein product: MELEAAKLLGAGLSTGLGMLGPGIGLGLIGANMLQGIARNPDARGAMFTNMILMAGLTEAVAIYALIVSILLIFVA